A DNA window from Salvelinus namaycush isolate Seneca chromosome 30, SaNama_1.0, whole genome shotgun sequence contains the following coding sequences:
- the fut9a gene encoding 4-galactosyl-N-acetylglucosaminide 3-alpha-L-fucosyltransferase 9 — MPSAPFHRILRPLLLGTFLLGCFVTLFLMYFKPSTSWLSGPVESTASTIRVKNLFSAKSDKNLTTVLVWLWPFGQTYDLGVCSSLFNIEGCFITADRNLYNKSDGVVIHHRDICTDLSNLPPLQRPSFQKWIWMNLESPSHSSQLPGIENLFNLTLNYRQDADIEVPYGSIVTAQGDEDFVPPSKSKLICWIVSNWNPDHVRVKYYNELYKHIEVRAYGQAFGEYIADQDYFPTIASCKFYLAFENSIHKDYITEKLYNPLSVGTVPVVLGPPRQNYENFVQGDAFIHVDDFTSPKELADYLLLLDKNEEMYLRYFEWRRHFKVKKAYFWAEHTCLTCDYLRRHKEYKAFNNLDKWYWGGTP; from the coding sequence ATGCCATCTGCACCTTTCCACAGAATTCTACGACCCCTTCTACTTGGCACCTTCCTACTGGGCTGTTTTGTGACTCTGTTTTTGATGTACTTTAAACCGTCCACTAGCTGGCTATCAGGTCCTGTAGAGTCAACAGCATCCACAATCCGAGTTAAAAACCTCTTCTCCGCCAAGAGTGACAAAAACCTGACCACTGTACTCGTCTGGCTCTGGCCCTTTGGACAGACCTATGACCTGGGTGTCTGCAGCTCTCTGTTCAACATTGAGGGCTGTTTCATCACAGCAGATCGGAACCTATATAATAAGTCAGATGGGGTCGTCATACATCACAGGGATATCTGTACTGATCTCTCCAACCTGCCCCCCCTTCAGCGTCCCTCCTTCCAGAAGTGGATATGGATGAACCTAGAGTCACCATCTCACTCCTCTCAGCTGCCCGGTATCGAAAACCTGTTCAATTTAACTCTGAACTATCGCCAGGATGCTGATATCGAAGTGCCTTATGGGTCGATCGTGACGGCCCAAGGGGACGAGGATTTCGTGCCTCCGAGCAAAAGCAAATTGATCTGCTGGATTGTCAGCAACTGGAACCCGGATCATGTGCGAGTGAAGTACTACAACGAGCTATACAAACACATTGAGGTTCGCGCTTATGGACAAGCCTTTGGGGAGTACATTGCGGATCAAGACTACTTTCCTACCATTGCCAGTTGTAAATTCTACTTGGCATTTGAGAACTCAATTCACAAAGACTACATCACAGAGAAACTGTATAACCCACTCTCTGTAGGGACGGTGCCTGTGGTTTTAGGCCCGCCAAGACAGAACTATGAGAACTTTGTCCAGGGGGATGCTTTTATCCATGTGGATGACTTCACCTCTCCCAAAGAGTTGGCTGACTATCTCCTGCTCTTGGACAAAAATGAGGAAATGTACCTCAGGTACTTTGAGTGGCGACGGCACTTTAAGGTGAAAAAGGCATACTTCTGGGCCGAACACACATGCCTCACTTGTGATTATCTCAGAAGGCACAAAGAGTACAAGGCATTCAATAACCTCGATAAATGGTATTGGGGTGGAACGCCTTGA